One window from the genome of Scatophagus argus isolate fScaArg1 chromosome 13, fScaArg1.pri, whole genome shotgun sequence encodes:
- the sharpin gene encoding ranBP-type and C3HC4-type zinc finger-containing protein 1 isoform X2, with amino-acid sequence MALSSGGWAPPAPVPASSQQTACGGPALSACCSTVLMSVRVSVCHSGIRPLCLPGAGSEALRLQLSMDPSRAGEFRLALRDTSGNRSVLIAEFDLRSVQYEVKSPRCHEMRLVAPPHDCIRFNFRCDREAEEWATVVMSSLREAHRVANSCESDGRHDNAAATATATATPADQWSSASLPLTEELCLELARVIKAGDTQAASQHASALARQKAALTIQLSEKNYADGEINLSVVVEDVSSSCCVTVKVFPYMTVAALKQQVFLEYGFHPRVQRWVIGQCLCTEPRSLASYGVQKDGDTAYLYLISARQARITRQLFQQDLESALLAPPLPLGNGPTSQDWRGYSTLPSRLPHNNQGGSDKPGDARDVLDIENLHLNDHTNKANKTQTEWACPSCTFINKPSRPGCEICATARPDTHSQQERGRREDRGESGLSSGSS; translated from the exons ATGGCTCTCAGCTCGGGCGGCTGGGCTCCTCCAGCCCCGGTCCCTGCCTCGTCCCAACAGACTGCATGCGGCGGGCCTGCGCTGTCGGCTTGCTGCAGTACTGTTTTAATGTCGGTGCGGGTTTCGGTGTGCCATTCCGGAATCCGGCCCCTGTGCCTCCCCGGAGCGGGAAGCGAGGCTCTGCGTCTACAGCTTAGCATGGACCCCAGCCGGGCCGGAGAGTTCCGACTGGCGCTGCGAGATACGAGCGGAAACCGCAGTGTG TTAATTGCAGAGTTTGACCTGCGCTCAGTGCAGTATGAGGTCAAATCCCCACGCTGCCATGAGATGCGTCTCGTTGCTCCGCCCCACGACTGCATCCGCTTCAACTTCCGCTGCGACCGCGAAGCCGAGGAGTGGGCCACGGTGGTGATGTCATCGTTGAGGGAGGCACATCGAG TTGCAAATTCATGTGAATCTGACGGCAGACACGACAACGCAGCAGCAACAGCGACAGCGACAGCAACACCAGCGGATCAGTGGAGCTCGGCCTCGCTGCCGCTCACCG AGGAGCTGTGCTTAGAACTCGCCAGGGTGATTAAAGCCGGCGACACGCAAGCGGCTTCGCAGCACGCGTCTGCTCTGGCTCGGCAAAAAGCAGCGCTGACGATCCAGCTGTCTGAAAAGAACTACGCAGACGGAGAGATCAA ttTATCCGTGGTAGTGGAGGACGTTTCGTCATCCTGTTGCGTCACAGTGAAAGTCTTTCCTTACATGACTGTGGCTGCACTCAAGCAACAG GTGTTTCTCGAGTATGGTTTCCATCCTCGCGTGCAGCGCTGGGTGATCGGCCAATGTCTGTGCACTGAGCCGAGGTCGCTGGCCTCCTACGGGGTGCAGAAGGACGGTGACACGGCGTACCTGTACCTGATCTCTGCCCGACAGGCACGCATCACCCGCCAGCTGTTCCAGCAGGACTTGGAGAGCGCCCTCCTTGCCCCACCGCTCCCACTAGGCAACGGCCCCACCTCCCAAGACTGGAGGGGTTACAGCACTCTGCCCTCGAGGCTCCCTCACAACAACCAGG GAGGAAGCGACAAACCAGGTGACGCCAGAGATGTCCTCGACATCGAGAATCTGCACCTGAATGACCATACAAACAAAGCCAATAAAACACAG ACGGAGTGGGCTTGTCCCTCATGCACTTTCATCAACAAGCCATCCCGTCCAGGCTGCGAAATCTGTGCTACAGCCagacctgacacacacagccagcag gagaggggaaggagagaggatCGAGGAGAGTCTGGTTTaagcagcggcagcagctgA
- the sharpin gene encoding ranBP-type and C3HC4-type zinc finger-containing protein 1 isoform X1, whose translation MALSSGGWAPPAPVPASSQQTACGGPALSACCSTVLMSVRVSVCHSGIRPLCLPGAGSEALRLQLSMDPSRAGEFRLALRDTSGNRSVLIAEFDLRSVQYEVKSPRCHEMRLVAPPHDCIRFNFRCDREAEEWATVVMSSLREAHRVANSCESDGRHDNAAATATATATPADQWSSASLPLTEELCLELARVIKAGDTQAASQHASALARQKAALTIQLSEKNYADGEINLSVVVEDVSSSCCVTVKVFPYMTVAALKQQVFLEYGFHPRVQRWVIGQCLCTEPRSLASYGVQKDGDTAYLYLISARQARITRQLFQQDLESALLAPPLPLGNGPTSQDWRGYSTLPSRLPHNNQGGSDKPGDARDVLDIENLHLNDHTNKANKTQQTEWACPSCTFINKPSRPGCEICATARPDTHSQQERGRREDRGESGLSSGSS comes from the exons ATGGCTCTCAGCTCGGGCGGCTGGGCTCCTCCAGCCCCGGTCCCTGCCTCGTCCCAACAGACTGCATGCGGCGGGCCTGCGCTGTCGGCTTGCTGCAGTACTGTTTTAATGTCGGTGCGGGTTTCGGTGTGCCATTCCGGAATCCGGCCCCTGTGCCTCCCCGGAGCGGGAAGCGAGGCTCTGCGTCTACAGCTTAGCATGGACCCCAGCCGGGCCGGAGAGTTCCGACTGGCGCTGCGAGATACGAGCGGAAACCGCAGTGTG TTAATTGCAGAGTTTGACCTGCGCTCAGTGCAGTATGAGGTCAAATCCCCACGCTGCCATGAGATGCGTCTCGTTGCTCCGCCCCACGACTGCATCCGCTTCAACTTCCGCTGCGACCGCGAAGCCGAGGAGTGGGCCACGGTGGTGATGTCATCGTTGAGGGAGGCACATCGAG TTGCAAATTCATGTGAATCTGACGGCAGACACGACAACGCAGCAGCAACAGCGACAGCGACAGCAACACCAGCGGATCAGTGGAGCTCGGCCTCGCTGCCGCTCACCG AGGAGCTGTGCTTAGAACTCGCCAGGGTGATTAAAGCCGGCGACACGCAAGCGGCTTCGCAGCACGCGTCTGCTCTGGCTCGGCAAAAAGCAGCGCTGACGATCCAGCTGTCTGAAAAGAACTACGCAGACGGAGAGATCAA ttTATCCGTGGTAGTGGAGGACGTTTCGTCATCCTGTTGCGTCACAGTGAAAGTCTTTCCTTACATGACTGTGGCTGCACTCAAGCAACAG GTGTTTCTCGAGTATGGTTTCCATCCTCGCGTGCAGCGCTGGGTGATCGGCCAATGTCTGTGCACTGAGCCGAGGTCGCTGGCCTCCTACGGGGTGCAGAAGGACGGTGACACGGCGTACCTGTACCTGATCTCTGCCCGACAGGCACGCATCACCCGCCAGCTGTTCCAGCAGGACTTGGAGAGCGCCCTCCTTGCCCCACCGCTCCCACTAGGCAACGGCCCCACCTCCCAAGACTGGAGGGGTTACAGCACTCTGCCCTCGAGGCTCCCTCACAACAACCAGG GAGGAAGCGACAAACCAGGTGACGCCAGAGATGTCCTCGACATCGAGAATCTGCACCTGAATGACCATACAAACAAAGCCAATAAAACACAG CAGACGGAGTGGGCTTGTCCCTCATGCACTTTCATCAACAAGCCATCCCGTCCAGGCTGCGAAATCTGTGCTACAGCCagacctgacacacacagccagcag gagaggggaaggagagaggatCGAGGAGAGTCTGGTTTaagcagcggcagcagctgA